From the Anguilla rostrata isolate EN2019 chromosome 12, ASM1855537v3, whole genome shotgun sequence genome, the window CTGTAGGAGTGATCCATGAATGTGTAGTAATGAGGATTTAGGAAAGTAATCTGCTCTTTCCCCTGCGTTGTGCTGGATTTAGGGGAGCCATTCGGAACGCCTGCCAGATGCTCATGATTCTGGGGCTCGAGGGCCGGTCAGTGTATGAAGAGGATTTTGAGGCCCCGTTTTTAGAAATGTCTGCTGAATTTTTCCAGGTTTGTGCTTCCCCCCCGTCTCATAGTCATCGATCATAAATGCATCTCATCGACTTGTGACTGCTCTACTCTACTCGACGACACAAACGGGCACAATCTCGCGTCTGCTTTCAGATGGAAAGTCAGAAGTTTTTGGCAGAAAACAGCGCCAGTGTTTACATTAAGAAGGTGGAGGCCAGGATTAATGAAGAGATGGAGCGCGTGATGCACTGCCTGGACAAGTCGACGGAGGAGCCCATCGTGAAGGTGGTGGAGCGGGAGCTCATCTCCAAACACATGAAGACCATAGTGGAGATGGAGAACTCCGGCCTCGTGCACATGCTGAAGAACGGAAAGACTGAAGGTATTCCACTCTCAGCATTCATtagtttcatttcacttttgctTTCTCAAACGGTTGTGTTGACCTTTCGCCCTTGTGCCGTGTGTTGCAGATCTGGCCTGTATGTACAAGCTGTTCAGCCGCGTGCCCAATGGCCTGAAGaccatgtgtgagtgcatgagctCGTACCTGCGGGAGCAGGGCAAGGCCCTAGTGTCCGAGGAGGGCGAGGGCAAGAACCCTGTGGATTACATCCAGGTCAGTCTctcaggaagtgacatcacagtgtgtACGGTTGAGTGGGGTCAATCCAATTAAGAATTGAGCTGAATTAATACTTTCTGACTAATACTGGCTTACGCCATATTGATCTGGTAATActagttttttaaaactgtcatgTTTCTCATTATTAAGATAATTTCTGCCTTACAGCTGCTCTtgaaacatgctgtatgtaCACCTCATACTCAGTTTATGCGCTGGttcttgctctctttctgcTACactaaagcgtctttgtgaccgTTCTCTGTAAAAAACGCTGTACAAATGAAATAGATTTGATTAGATTATACTAAAGTACTTTCCTGTAGTATTCTCTTGTGAACGGGAAGGGGTGGGGATGTGCGTTCGTCCCTCTcacggtctctctctgtccctcgcAGGGGCTGCTGGACCTGAAGAGCCGTTTCGACCGCTTCCTGCAGGAGTCCTTCAACAATGATCGGCTGTTCAAGCAGACCATCGCCGGGGACTTTGAGTACTTCCTCAACCTGAACTCACGCTCGCCTGAGTACCTCTCGCTCTTCATCGATGACAAGCTGAAGAAGGGAGTCAAAGGGGTGAGTGACCAGTCCTGTCAGTGTGAGGCCCTGAGCCTGTCAGTCACTCTGTGtcagtcactctctctgtcagtcactCAGTATTTCAGTTACTCTGTGTCAATCACTCTGTCAGTCATTCTATCTGTCAGTCACTCAGTATGCCAGTCACTATCTGTCAGTCACTCAGTATGCCAGTCACTATCTGTCAGTCACTCAGTATGCCAGTCACTATCTGTCAGTCACTCAATATGTCAGTCACTATCTGTCAGTCAGTCTATCTTTCAGTCGCTCAATCTGTCAATCACTCAGTATGTCAGTcactctgtcagtcagtcagcaaatccatttttgttttggatgtATTTACagatttccagaaaaaaatcctttaagTAATGGAGCGGCTGTATTGGTGTTTTATTGGGTGACCTGGGCATATGGAGGATGGTGTTAGTTTATAGGGGTGTGTAGTTTGCATATGTGGAGGTGGAGTTTGGCTATGGGGGGTGGAGTTGGTGTATGAGGGGTGGGACTTGGGTATGGGGGGAAGGGAGTTGGTGTATGAGAGGGTGGATTTGGTGTTTGAGGGGGTGTATTTGCTGTTTGAGGAGGTGTAGTTAGTGTATGAGAGAGGGTGGAGTTGGTGTTTGAGGGGGTGTAGTTTCTGTTTGAGGAGGTGTAGTTGGTGTTTGAGGGGTGTAGTTGCTGTTTGAGGAGGTGTATTTGGTGTATGAGAGGGTACAGTTGGTGTTTGAGGGGTTAGATTTGGTGTTTGACAGGGTGTAGTTGGTGTTTGAGGAGGTGTAGTTGGTGTTTGAGAGGGTAGAGTTGGTGTTTGAGGGGGTAGAGTTGGTGTTTGAGGGGGTAGAGTTGGTGTTTGAGAGGGTGTAGTTGGTGTTTGAGAGGGTAGAGttggtgtttgatggggtagaatTGGTGTTTGAGAGGGTGTAGTTGGTGTTTGAGAGGGTAGAGTTGGTGTTGAGAGGGTAGAGTTGGTGTTTGAGGGGGTAGAGTTGGTGTTTGAGAGGGTGTAGTTGGTGTTTGAAAGGGTAGTGTTGGTGTTTGAGAGGGTGTAGttggtgtttgatggggtagagttGGTGTTTGAGAGGGTAGAGTTGGTGTTTGAGAGGGTAGAGTTGGTGTTTGAGAGGGTAGAGTTGGTGTTTGAGGGTGTAGAGTTGGTGTTTGAGAGGGTGTAGTTGGTGTTTGAGATTAACATTCTCCTGTCCCCTGTGTGTAGCTGACGGAGCAGGAGGTGGAGTCGATTCTGGACAAGGCCATGGTGCTGTTCCGCTTCATGCAGGAGAAAGACGTGTTTGAGCGCTACTACAAGCAGCATCTCGCTCGACGGTTGCTCACCAACAAGAGCGTGTCGGACGACTCGGAGAAGAACATGATCTCCAAACTgaaggtgggaggagggggtccTCCTGCTGTGACCTGATTCATTCTGAAGCAGCTGTAGTTACGTTATGCTCGGAcgcacacagctgtgtgatttGATGGAGTTTGTGGGGTGTATGGGATTTGGAGGGTACGCTCAGGTCTGGTGTCGCTGACCTCACGTTTGCCTGTTTTTGCTCTGAACAGACGGAGTGTGGCTGTCAGTTCACCTCTAAACTGGAAGGAATGTTCCGGGACATGAGCATCTCAAACACAACCATGGATGAGTTCCGCCAGCACCTACAGTCCACTGGGGTAAGACTCCCAAACAGGACATGTGAGGTCAGCCAGGTGTGGTAGTATGATCAGCCAGCTGTGATGTGTGATCAgccaggtgtggtgtgtgatcaGCCAGGTGTGATATTGTGTGATTAGCCAAGTGTTGCGTGTGATCAGTCAGGTGTGATATTGTGTGATCAGCCAGGTGCAATATTGTGTGATCAGCCAAGTTTTGGATCGTCAGGTGTGATATTGTGTGATCAGCcaagtgtggtgtgtgatcAGCCAGGTGTGATATTGTGTGATCAGCCAGGTATGATGTGTGATCAGCCAGGTGTGATATTGTGTGATCAGCCAGGTGCAATATTGTGTGATCAGCcaagtgtggtgtgtgatcAGTCAGGTGTGATATTGTGTGATCAGCCAGGTATGATGTGTGATCACCCAGGTATGATATTGTGTGATCAGCCAGGTGTGATGATATGTGATCAGCCAAGTGTGATATTGTGTGATCAGCCAGGTGTGATATTGTGTGATCAGCCAGGTATGATATTGTGTGATCAGCCAGGTATGATATTGTGTGATCAGCcaagtgtggtgtgtgatcAGCCAGGTGTGATATTGTGTGATCAGCCAGGTATGATATTGTGTGATCAGccaggtgctgtgtgtgatcaGCCAGGTGCGATGTGTGATCAGCCAGGTGCGATGTGTGATCAGCCAGGTGTGATGTGTAGTCAGCCTGGTGTGGTTTGATCAGCCAGGTGTCCTGTATGATCAGCCAGGTATGGTGTGTGATCAgccaggtgtggtgtgtgatatCTGATGTGCTTCCGCAGCTGTCTTTGGGAGGAGTAGACCTGACAGTAAGAGTGCTCACCACAGGTTACTGGCCCACTCAGTCAGCCACGCCCAAGTGTAacatccccccctctccccgccaCGCCTTCGAGGTCTTCAGGAGGTACGCACTGCACACGATGACCACGgccgtctctgtctctgtgcccgtttctgtctctgtgcccGTCTCTGTGCTCATTTCTATCTCTGTGCCCGTCTCcatatctctgtctctgtgcccgtctctgtctctctgcccatCTCTGTgcccgtctctgtctctctggccaTCTCTATCTCTGTGCTCATCTAATTTCTCTGAAATGGGAAAAGATGGTTTGGTGTCTGCAGCACGTGTTGGGGTCAGATCCATCGCATACTCAGGGAGTCCCTTATTTATGAAAAAGCTGCTGTCTTTATTTGCTCCATGATCTGCAGCCATCATTAGTCACAATATTAACACGGATGACTGATTTAAGCTGTCATAGAGTCTGGTGTGACTGCTTTTCTAATCTGTCTAAGGAGTTCAACTTCTACACTCTGCTGTGGCAGCTGTTACCACTGTCTTCAGCTTCTGCTGTTTGACTCTGGGTCATGTGTGCTGGGTTACTCAGTTATGTTTTGTAGGTGTATtttgggttgtgtgtgtacgttgCTGTCTTCTATGCTGCCGGTGGGTGCTGGGTCATGTATGCAGGGTTACTCTGTTCAGTGTTGCGTGTTTGCTGGGTTCCTTTATTTTGTGTTGCAGGTGTGTTCAGAGTTACTCTGTACtctgttgtgggtgtgtgctgggttacagtgttcagtgtggggTCGTGTGTCCTGGGTTCCTTTATTCTGTGTTGTGGTGTGCTGGGTTACATTGTTCAGTGTTGGGTCGTGTGTGTTGGGTAAATGCTCTGTTGATTGGCTGCAGGTTTTACTTGGCGAAGCACAGCGGAAGGCAGCTGACCCTGCAACACCACATGGGCTCCGCAGACCTGAACGCCACTTTCTACGGGCCCATTAAAAAGGTAGGCACAGCCGTGTGGTGGGGCCCATTACTGCGTGGTGGGGCCCATTAGAAAGGTAGGCACAGCCGCGTGGTGGGGCCCATTACTGCGTGGTGGGGCCCATTAGAAAAGTAGGCACAGCCACGTGGTGGGGCCCATTACTGCGTGGTGGGGCCCATTATTGCTTGGGGAGGTCCATTACTGCGTGCTGGGGCCCATTAAAAAGGTAGGCACAGCTGCGCAGTGGGACCCATTACTGCGTGGTGGTGCCCATTAAAAAGGTAAGCACAGCCACGCGGTGGGTCCCATTACTCCATGGTGGGGTCCATTACTGCGTGGTGGGGCCCATTACTACGCGGTGGGGCCCATTAAAAAGGCAGATGCAGCGACGCGGTGGGGCCCATTACTGCGTGGTGGGGCCCATTAGAAAGGTAGGCATAGCTGCGCAGTGGGGCCCATTACTGCATGTTGGGCCCCATTAAAAAGGTAGGCGCAGGGTTGGATTGGTTTAAAACTCCACACATACAGCATTTAACTGTTCTGTGTAaaattcagactggacagtCTACTCCTGTCCTGCAGCACTCTGGGTGGGGTGGCAGTCAGAGACGGGGAAGGGTAGCTGGCCGACGGTCACTGACAGGTGGGTGTGGTCTCTGCTGTCTTCCTGCAGGAGGACGGCTCAGAggtgggagtgggcggggcccaggTAACAGGCTCCAACACCAGGAAGCACATACTGCAGGTGTCCACCTTCCAGATGACCATACTCATGCTCTTCAACAACAGAGAAAAGTCCACCTTCGAGGTACAGCGCTCACAACGAGCCTGGATCAGCTAGTCTGTTACAGCCTCGAGTCTAACTCTGACTCTCTGGatttctgtgtgtctctggtctGTCTCCAACTCTCTGATTCTGTGTCTCTgaatctgtgtgtctctgaatgGTTCTAACTCTCTGTTACTCTgtctcactctgtgtgtgtgactctgtgtctgtgcctctgtgtctctTGACTcggtgtctgtgactgtgtgtctgtccctctgtgtctgtgactctgactctgtctcGGACGGTGCTGTCCTGATGCTGTTCTGCAGGAGATCCAGCAGGAGACGGACATCCCCGAGCGGGAGCTGGTGCGGGCGCTGCAGTCGCTGGCCTGTGGCAAAACCACCCAGCGCGTCCTCACCAAGGAGCCCAAGTCCAAGGAGATCGAGAACGGCCACGTCTTCACCGTCAACGACCAGTTCACCTCCAAACTGCACCGAGTCAAGATCCAGACCGGTGCGTCCGACGCCCCCTCTGAGCCCGGCGCTGCCTGCTGCGGCCGCTcacgtgtgtgctgtgtgggggTTATGTGAGCGCCTAATCTGGTCCTGTGCTGTCCTCCTAGTCGCTGCCAAACAGGGGGAATCGGACCCCGAGCGGAAGGAGACGCGGCAGAAGGTGGATGACGACAGGAAGCACGAGATCGAGGCGGCCATCGTCCGCATCATGAAGTCCAGGAAGAAGATGCAGCACAATGTGCTGGTGGCAGAGGTATGAGAAACGGAGCAGTAGGCCGGCTGGGTCTCTCGTGCAGCACAGTAGGCCGGCTGGGTCTCTCGTGCAGCACAGTAGGCCGGCTGGGTCTCTCGTGCAGCACAGTAGGCCGGCTGGGTCTCTCGTGCAGCACAGTAGGCCGGCTGGGTCTCTCGTGCAGCACAGTAGGCCGGCTGGTTGTGCAGCTCAGTAGCCGGCTCTCGTGCAGCGCAGTAGGCCGGCTGGGTCTCTCGTGCAGCACAGTAGGCCGGCTGGGTCTCTCGTGCAGCACAGTAGGCCGGCTGGGTCTCTCGTGCAGCACAGTAGGCCGGCTGGGTCTCTCGTGTAGCGGTGCCTGTAGGCCTGCTGTCTGAACGCACTCTCTTGTCTCCCAGGTGACCCAGCAGCTGCGGGCGAGGTTCCTGCCCAGCCCGGTGGTGATTAAGAAGCGCATCGAAGGACTGATTGAGAGGGAATATTTGGCACGAACACCCGAGGATCGCAAAGTGTACACTTATGTGGCGTAAACGAGTGCCGTGGGAAGAACACACTTCTGGACTATGTTATGCGCATGAACTTGGAAGTTCCTTTTAACTATGAATACTGGGAAACTGATTTTTACCTCCATAACGAAAtagaaaataacacaaaaaaatccattaaatgTTGACAGTGTTTAAAATGGGCCTCTTCTCCGTGTGAGAGTTCCAGTGCGGATGGATCCCGCTGTTCTGCTCCTGCACACACCGCCTCTCAACACGCCGCGCAGAAAGGTGACCGTGGCACATAATCGTTTGCAAACCTgttcagaaaggaaaagaaataaaacatcagCTCAGGCGGGTTGCACATAGAAAGTTCCTCTGTCCCCAGTTTTTAATGTTGCTGTACGTGTTATGTTAGTGTTTTGTGGCGCCATGCTGGTTGTACAGGTTGTCTGACACAATTGGTCTTTAATTCTGCTTTGAGGGTTAATCCcaagtttaaaatataaatatatttttattgctggTTTGCAGAGTGATGGCAGTGGCTTGAGAGCATGCTATATTTTCTAGAATGGAGCAATTCACACAAGctctaagttttttttttttgttttttttttttgagggtgtGGGTACTATTGTAAAATGATCATCccgataaatatttttttaatattaggtCCTTCCAATTAGAGTTCACACTGGGGTTAGGGTTCTCCTGGCATTTTAGAAGGAACCAAATGAACATGTTTTAATGTGTATaaagtgtaaaataataattactgttctcactgtgcagactgTACAGGGCCTTGTTTTCATCATATTAAatgtagaaaaagaaaataaaaaataaatgctgttactgttttattttaccgTTTGTCTCTGAACCTCAGCCTATCAGAGGAAGCACAGTCAGTGATGTGTTCGCTGAGATACTTCTCTCCACCACGGTAGAGCGTGATGACGTGTAAAACACAGCAAGTGCTCGCTGAGCGTTGGTTTCTTGAGTTTGTACTGACTGATTCCTGAAATCATGAAACACATTTCCTTAAAGATTCAATACCAGTTGAACTGCTGATGGTGGAAAGTCACTGCCATACCAGTCTGGAGGGGTACTGCATCTTTACTGCCATACCAGTCTGGAGTGGGTACTGCATCTCTACTGCCATACCAGTCTGGAGTGGGTACTGCATCTTAACTGCCATACCAGTCTGGAGTGGGTACTGCATCTTTACTGCCATACCAGTCTGGAGTGGGTACTGCATCTTTACTGCCATACCAGTCTGGAGTGGGTACTGCATCTCTACTGCCATACCAGTCTGGAGTGGGTACTGCATCTCTACTGCCATACCAGTCTGGAGTGGGTACTGCATCTCTACTGCTGCACCAGTCTGGAGTGGGTACTGCATCTCTACTGCCATACCAGTCTGGGTGGGTACTGCATCTCTACTGCCATACCAGTCTGGAGTGGGTACTGCATCTCTACTGCCATACCAGTCTGGAGTGGGTACTGCATCTCTACTGCCATACCAGTCTGGAGTGGGTACTGCATCTCTACTGCCATACCAGTCTGGAGTGGGTACTGCATCTCTACTGCCATACCAGTCTGGAGTGGGTACTGCATCTTTACTGCCATACCAGTCTGGAGTGGGTACTGCATCTCTACTGCCATACCAGTCTGGAGTGGGTACTGCATCTCTACTGCCATACCAGTCTGGAGTGGGTACTGCATCTCTACTGCCATACCAGTCTGGAGTGGGTACTGCATCTTTACTGCCATACCAGTCTGGAGTGGATACTGCATCTCTCCTGTCATACCAGTCTGGACGGGTACTGCATCTCTACTTCTGTGAAAGATGGAAGGGTACTGCATCTCTACTACTGTGAAAGATGGAAGGGTACTGCATATTTACTGCCATACCAGTCTGGAGTGGGTACTGCATCTCTACTGGTGCACCAGTCTGGAGTGGGTACTGCATCTCTACTGCCATGCCAGTCTGGAGTGGATACTGCATCTCTACTGCCATGCCAGTCTGGAGTGGGTACTGCATCTCTACTGCTGCACCAGTCTGGAGTGGGTACTGCATCTTTACTGCCATGCCAGTCTGGAGTGGGTACTGCATCTCTACTGCCATGCCAGTCTGGAGTGGGTACTGCATTTCTACTGCTGCAATAGTCTGGAGTGGGTACTGCATCTCTACTGCCATGCCAGTCTGGAGTGGGTACTGCATCTTTACTGCCATACCAGTCTGGAGTGGGTACTGCATCTCTACTGCTTCACCAGTCTGGAGTGGGTACTGCATCTGTACTGCCGTACCAGTCTGGAGTGGGTACTGCATCTTTACTGCCATACCAGTCTGGAATGGGTACTGCATCTGTACTGCCATACCAGTCTGGAGTGGGTACTGCATCTCTACTGCTGCACCAGTCTGGAGTGGGTACTGCATCTCTACTGCCATGCCAGTCTGGAGTGGGTACTGCATCTCTACTGCCATACCAGTCTGGAGTGGGTACTGCATCTCTACTGCTTCACCAGTCTGGAGTGGGTACTGCATCTGTACTGCCGTACCAGTCTGGAGTGGGTACTGCATCTTTACTGCCATACCAGTCTGGAATGGGTACTGCATCTGTACTGCCATACCAGTCTGGAGTGGTACTGCATCTCTACAGCCATACCAGTCTGGAGTGGTACTGCATCTCCACTTCTGTGAAAGATGGAGGAGTACTGCATCTCTACTGCCATACCAGTCTGGAGGGGTACTACATCTGCAGCTCCTGTGATTTTCGTCTGATTCTAGTGGTCAgagtctctgtggtgtgtgttgctCCTGGTCTCCCCACTGCATTCTCATCCTCATCTCTTCACTGCAGATGTACTGCTGCTGTTTTACACCTTCTGGTGTGCTTTCCTTCCCTGTCTGGATAGCTGGAGACGTGCTGCTTGATCTGAATACATAATGACTGCTCAGTGATGTGTTCTCTGTTTGCGACCGGTCGAGATTATAGCCTTTTAAATGTAGCTGTGTGGAAATTACAGCTATCCCTTTTGCATTTGTGAACATGGTCTGTAGTGTCAGGCAGACACTGAGTGTACCGATTATGTAAAATATtccacagaaaatgttttggcGTTATGGCGTACCACATGCAATTCTTGTTTATTGACCTTGTTTATCTTAAAGTGTTGCTGACAGACCGTCCC encodes:
- the cul3b gene encoding cullin-3b, producing MSNLSKGGTKKDTKMRIRAFPMTMDEKYVNNIWDLLKNAIQEIQRKNNSGLSFEELYRNAYTMVLHKHGEKLYTGLREVVTEHLINKVREDVLNSLNNNFLQTLNQAWNDHQTAMVMIRDILMYMDRVYVQQNNVENVYNLGLIIFRDQVVRYGCIRDHLRLTLLDMIARERKGEVVDRGAIRNACQMLMILGLEGRSVYEEDFEAPFLEMSAEFFQMESQKFLAENSASVYIKKVEARINEEMERVMHCLDKSTEEPIVKVVERELISKHMKTIVEMENSGLVHMLKNGKTEDLACMYKLFSRVPNGLKTMCECMSSYLREQGKALVSEEGEGKNPVDYIQGLLDLKSRFDRFLQESFNNDRLFKQTIAGDFEYFLNLNSRSPEYLSLFIDDKLKKGVKGLTEQEVESILDKAMVLFRFMQEKDVFERYYKQHLARRLLTNKSVSDDSEKNMISKLKTECGCQFTSKLEGMFRDMSISNTTMDEFRQHLQSTGLSLGGVDLTVRVLTTGYWPTQSATPKCNIPPSPRHAFEVFRRFYLAKHSGRQLTLQHHMGSADLNATFYGPIKKEDGSEVGVGGAQVTGSNTRKHILQVSTFQMTILMLFNNREKSTFEEIQQETDIPERELVRALQSLACGKTTQRVLTKEPKSKEIENGHVFTVNDQFTSKLHRVKIQTVAAKQGESDPERKETRQKVDDDRKHEIEAAIVRIMKSRKKMQHNVLVAEVTQQLRARFLPSPVVIKKRIEGLIEREYLARTPEDRKVYTYVA